In the genome of Prosthecobacter dejongeii, one region contains:
- a CDS encoding SUMF1/EgtB/PvdO family nonheme iron enzyme: MTFFSVSLSAAESFVNSLGMRLVVVEAGTFLMGQDGPATDHQMLKHPEKFDDADADEKPAHKVTLSQGFLMGETEVTLGQYRQFKPEHLKGKGNAEDAVTQVSWEEAVAFCDWLSAKEKRPYRLPTEAEWEYACRAGTTTLFHTGDSLPAGFQKWGSDVAFRDRYFAGKPLPAEYRAQVSRDEILRVGLTPANAWGLHDMHGNVAEWCADWHAPYTVAAQMDARGPAAGDFRVFRGGHHSIFSRVLRSANRGAWLPESRSDRIGFRIVQAGPSVGVFSPAPEPPLNAQAVSQSLAKMQATPEDRAVFIGPKPYVKIQPGEVGPLFFRHNHSPSITECPNGDLLAVWYSCANEDGAELSNVASRLRRGAQEWEPASVFWDGPDVNDHAPKIWWDGDKTIYNFVRGLRENLMRTSTDNGATWSKAQIISLPGEFGNQVLRLADSTLVLGHDSRQISLVFSRDAGKTWAFNDVNKQASDFRPGGQGFRYPGIHAPMVQLKDGRIMAISRNDLPEDQAKFQFRTPVSYTADLGKTWTYAASEFPAISTVQRAAMMRLADGAILICSFTDQWSDWKNRKGITFKSTEGEFTGYGLFAALSYDEGQTWPVRRLVTAGGKKQSVNTIDRVEFTQSDTLAEPCGYLAVTQTRDGNIQLVSSKNHYVFNTAWLKALPTVSQ; the protein is encoded by the coding sequence GTGACTTTCTTCTCAGTCTCACTGTCTGCGGCTGAGAGTTTCGTGAATTCGCTGGGCATGCGCCTTGTGGTGGTTGAGGCAGGCACTTTCCTCATGGGCCAAGACGGACCTGCGACTGATCATCAGATGCTGAAGCATCCGGAGAAATTCGACGATGCAGATGCCGATGAAAAACCCGCCCACAAGGTCACCCTTAGCCAGGGATTTCTCATGGGGGAAACGGAGGTCACGTTAGGTCAGTATCGCCAGTTCAAACCCGAGCATTTGAAAGGGAAGGGGAATGCGGAGGATGCCGTCACGCAGGTAAGCTGGGAAGAAGCGGTGGCCTTTTGCGACTGGCTTTCTGCCAAGGAAAAACGGCCCTATCGTCTGCCTACCGAGGCAGAGTGGGAATATGCCTGCCGGGCGGGAACGACCACCCTTTTCCACACCGGAGATTCGCTGCCAGCGGGTTTTCAAAAATGGGGCTCCGATGTCGCTTTTCGCGACCGCTATTTCGCCGGGAAACCGCTGCCTGCCGAATACCGCGCCCAGGTCTCCCGGGACGAGATCCTGCGTGTGGGCCTCACCCCGGCGAATGCCTGGGGCCTGCATGACATGCACGGCAATGTGGCCGAGTGGTGTGCTGACTGGCATGCTCCCTACACCGTCGCCGCGCAGATGGATGCACGCGGTCCGGCAGCGGGCGACTTCCGCGTCTTTCGTGGCGGCCACCATTCCATCTTCAGTCGAGTGCTGCGCTCTGCCAATCGCGGGGCTTGGTTACCAGAGTCACGCAGTGACCGCATCGGTTTTCGCATCGTCCAGGCAGGGCCATCAGTGGGGGTATTCAGTCCAGCCCCTGAGCCCCCTTTGAATGCCCAGGCTGTCTCACAGAGTCTCGCCAAAATGCAGGCGACCCCTGAGGATCGCGCCGTATTCATCGGCCCTAAACCGTATGTGAAAATCCAGCCCGGCGAAGTTGGCCCGCTATTCTTCCGCCACAATCACAGCCCCTCCATCACCGAATGTCCGAATGGCGATCTCCTGGCTGTTTGGTACTCCTGCGCCAATGAAGACGGGGCTGAACTTAGCAACGTGGCCAGTCGCCTACGCCGGGGTGCCCAGGAGTGGGAGCCTGCCTCCGTCTTTTGGGATGGGCCGGATGTGAACGACCACGCGCCCAAGATCTGGTGGGATGGTGACAAAACGATCTACAACTTCGTGCGTGGCCTGCGTGAAAACCTCATGCGCACTTCCACGGACAACGGGGCCACTTGGTCCAAGGCGCAGATCATTTCGCTTCCAGGTGAGTTTGGCAATCAGGTGCTACGTTTGGCCGATAGTACTTTGGTGTTAGGGCATGACTCACGTCAGATCAGTCTCGTCTTCAGCCGAGATGCAGGGAAAACATGGGCCTTCAACGATGTCAATAAGCAGGCCAGCGACTTCCGCCCCGGCGGCCAGGGCTTCCGTTACCCCGGCATCCATGCGCCTATGGTGCAGCTCAAAGACGGCCGCATCATGGCCATCAGTCGCAACGACTTGCCTGAAGATCAGGCTAAGTTCCAGTTCAGAACCCCCGTGAGTTACACCGCCGATCTGGGAAAAACCTGGACCTACGCCGCCTCTGAATTTCCTGCCATCAGCACCGTGCAGCGCGCCGCCATGATGCGTCTGGCTGATGGGGCCATCCTCATCTGCAGTTTTACCGATCAATGGAGCGACTGGAAGAACCGCAAGGGCATCACCTTCAAAAGCACGGAGGGTGAGTTCACAGGCTACGGTCTTTTCGCCGCCCTGTCTTATGATGAAGGCCAGACCTGGCCCGTGCGGCGGCTGGTGACGGCAGGTGGCAAGAAACAAAGCGTCAACACCATTGACCGCGTGGAGTTCACCCAGAGCGATACCCTGGCTGAACCTTGCGGTTACCTGGCCGTCACGCAGACACGGGATGGCAACATCCAGCTTGTGAGCAGCAAGAATCACTACGTCTTTAACACCGCTTGGCTCAAGGCCCTGCCCACCGTCTCACAATAA
- a CDS encoding sialidase family protein — MLRKSFLLLPCVLCLPWLSLSAADQPALLKSEFIYDTGPYPQIHATTIVETPTGLVSAWFGGTHEKNPDVGIWVSRLVEGKWTTSVEVANGVQYTKADGTVVRHPTWNPVLFQPKEGPLMLFYKAGPTPENWWGMLTTSADGGQTWDQPHRLPEGILGPIKNKPVQLPDGSILCPTSNETHEKPSKWTVHFERTRDLGKTWELIGPVNDGVAIQAIQPSILFLGGDKLMALGRSRQDKVFEVTSDDHGKTWSEMRLGTLPNNNSGTDAVTLKDGTHLIIYNHIGGTPGKWGGKRTPLNISGSKDGRTWQAGLVLESDPGEYSYPSIIQTQDGLVHVTYTWKRQKVKHAVIDPSKLVLRDLVDGQWPQ; from the coding sequence ATGCTCCGTAAATCCTTCCTCCTCCTTCCGTGTGTGCTGTGTCTTCCGTGGTTGTCCCTCTCTGCTGCCGACCAGCCTGCCCTGCTTAAGTCCGAGTTCATCTACGACACCGGGCCGTATCCGCAGATCCACGCCACCACGATTGTGGAAACCCCCACGGGCCTAGTTTCAGCCTGGTTTGGCGGCACCCATGAAAAGAATCCGGACGTTGGCATCTGGGTGTCCCGCCTTGTCGAGGGCAAGTGGACGACGAGTGTGGAGGTGGCCAATGGTGTGCAATACACGAAGGCCGATGGCACCGTGGTCCGCCACCCCACCTGGAACCCCGTTTTGTTTCAGCCCAAGGAAGGACCGCTGATGCTCTTTTATAAAGCCGGCCCCACACCTGAAAACTGGTGGGGCATGCTCACCACCTCTGCCGATGGTGGCCAGACGTGGGACCAGCCACATCGCTTGCCCGAAGGCATCCTGGGCCCCATCAAGAACAAGCCGGTGCAGCTTCCTGATGGCAGCATCCTCTGCCCCACCAGCAATGAAACGCATGAAAAACCCAGCAAGTGGACGGTGCATTTTGAACGTACCCGTGATCTGGGAAAAACATGGGAACTCATCGGCCCAGTGAACGATGGCGTGGCCATTCAGGCCATTCAGCCGAGCATTCTTTTTCTAGGGGGAGATAAGCTTATGGCCCTGGGTCGTTCCCGTCAGGACAAGGTCTTTGAAGTCACTTCTGATGACCATGGAAAAACGTGGAGTGAGATGCGTCTGGGCACCCTGCCTAACAACAACTCTGGCACCGATGCCGTGACTCTGAAAGATGGCACCCACCTCATCATCTACAACCACATCGGCGGCACCCCCGGCAAATGGGGTGGCAAGCGCACCCCGCTGAACATTTCCGGTTCCAAGGACGGGCGCACCTGGCAGGCAGGCCTGGTGCTGGAAAGCGACCCCGGCGAATACAGCTACCCCTCCATCATTCAGACGCAGGACGGTCTGGTCCATGTCACCTACACCTGGAAACGTCAAAAGGTGAAGCACGCCGTTATTGATCCTTCGAAGCTGGTCCTCCGCGATCTCGTGGACGGCCAGTGGCCGCAGTAA
- a CDS encoding type II toxin-antitoxin system VapC family toxin, with the protein MLVLDTNHITALGYSGDLGDRLRNRLFAANQETATTIVNVEEQLRGWMAVINRLQDPHEQIAAYSELNNRIDLFASWIVLPWDAESAEVYLRMKAQRIRIGTMDLKIASIAIVHDAVLLTRNTGDFAQVPGLRFENWLDE; encoded by the coding sequence ATGCTGGTGCTCGATACCAATCATATTACTGCTCTTGGTTATTCAGGTGATCTAGGGGATCGTTTGCGGAACAGGTTATTTGCAGCCAATCAAGAAACTGCGACGACAATTGTGAATGTAGAAGAACAATTGCGCGGCTGGATGGCAGTGATCAATCGTCTCCAGGATCCTCACGAGCAGATTGCTGCGTATTCGGAATTGAACAATCGTATCGATTTGTTTGCTTCTTGGATTGTTCTTCCCTGGGATGCTGAAAGTGCTGAAGTCTATTTGAGGATGAAAGCTCAACGGATCAGAATTGGCACAATGGATCTGAAGATCGCGAGTATCGCCATCGTCCATGATGCTGTTTTGCTCACTCGCAATACGGGAGACTTTGCTCAAGTCCCAGGCCTGCGGTTCGAAAATTGGTTGGATGAGTAG
- a CDS encoding sialidase family protein produces MKSLPTTSRRSFLSQSLQAGAVLAAAPWGASAAAPSVTVLETKVITRQPQFYHGWPTVVRRQNGELWVVCSGGREEHVCPFGQVVAMSSRDEGASWTRARVLHDGPMDDRDAGVLETAKGSLIATTFTSLAYEPYLEKQSKFAELGPKGWSTTKMPEGEYAMWKATQDFLTPEQRKAALGEWALRSTDGGISWSAPIPTVVNSPHGPIQLKDGRLLYPGKQLWTGEKKIGVAESKDDGLTWQWLAEIPTRKGDSAVQDYHELHGVEAADGTLIVQIRNHSATNKGETLQTESKDGGQTWSEPHSIGVWGLPSHLLRLRDGGLLMTYGHRREPFGNQARLSRDNGQTWGEAMVISGDGIGGDLGYPSTVELADGSFLSVWYEKMQEPKHAVLRMAKWKVG; encoded by the coding sequence ATGAAGTCATTGCCCACCACCAGCCGTCGGTCCTTTCTATCTCAATCCCTCCAGGCTGGTGCCGTGCTCGCCGCAGCGCCCTGGGGGGCAAGCGCAGCCGCTCCGAGTGTCACCGTTTTGGAAACCAAGGTTATCACCCGGCAGCCGCAGTTTTACCATGGTTGGCCGACGGTCGTTCGTCGTCAGAACGGAGAGCTCTGGGTGGTCTGCTCCGGTGGGCGAGAGGAGCATGTCTGCCCTTTTGGCCAAGTGGTGGCTATGAGTTCTCGCGACGAGGGTGCCTCCTGGACCCGCGCCCGCGTGTTGCATGATGGGCCCATGGATGATCGCGATGCGGGAGTCCTGGAGACGGCCAAAGGTTCCTTGATTGCCACCACCTTCACCTCTCTGGCCTATGAGCCTTACCTGGAAAAACAGAGCAAGTTTGCTGAGCTAGGCCCTAAAGGCTGGAGCACCACTAAGATGCCGGAGGGTGAATACGCCATGTGGAAGGCCACGCAGGATTTCCTGACACCCGAGCAACGCAAAGCCGCATTGGGTGAATGGGCGCTGCGTTCTACCGATGGCGGCATCTCCTGGTCTGCACCCATCCCCACGGTCGTCAATAGCCCACACGGACCCATCCAGCTCAAAGATGGCCGCCTGCTCTACCCTGGCAAACAACTGTGGACGGGAGAGAAGAAGATCGGTGTGGCGGAATCCAAGGATGATGGTCTCACCTGGCAGTGGCTGGCGGAAATACCCACCCGGAAAGGCGACTCCGCCGTGCAGGACTACCATGAACTGCATGGCGTGGAGGCGGCTGATGGCACCCTCATCGTGCAGATTCGAAATCACAGTGCCACGAACAAAGGGGAGACGCTGCAGACGGAGTCCAAGGATGGCGGCCAGACCTGGAGCGAGCCTCACTCAATCGGTGTTTGGGGCCTGCCTTCCCACCTCCTGCGCCTGCGCGATGGCGGCCTTCTGATGACCTACGGCCACCGCCGCGAGCCCTTCGGCAACCAAGCTCGTTTAAGTCGCGATAACGGCCAGACTTGGGGTGAAGCCATGGTCATCTCAGGCGATGGCATCGGAGGTGACTTAGGCTATCCCAGCACTGTGGAACTGGCCGATGGCAGCTTCCTCAGCGTGTGGTATGAAAAGATGCAGGAGCCGAAGCACGCGGTGCTGCGCATGGCGAAGTGGAAGGTGGGGTGA
- a CDS encoding sialidase family protein, with protein sequence MIKYLLSASWMAIASITLADTKLEILKPVLPTSKAPALSPATRENVIIYKEPGRYGGWPANHGLWQWGDEMVVGFTSTWYKSTTTDHRIDRTKPSYEIQARSMDGGKTWKTEENVPFADRQKEAKPTPLTEPLNFTSPDSAIKFCFGGLHAGPSWFYTSADRCKTWHGPYAFEVEGVQGICTRTDLIVLGPRDCLMFGSCGKKNDGKEGRVFCARTTDGGLTWKFVSYIGEEPQPGGFAIMPSTVRTKDGTLLTTIRMGKPKASIELWRSDDLGQNWTHVSAVTGNIGGNPPATVLLPDGRVCVTYGYRHQPAGIRARISSDEGKTWLPEIVIRDDGFDGDLGYPRALVRPDGKLFTVYYYNGPQEDDRAIEGTFWTPPHSH encoded by the coding sequence ATGATTAAATATCTTCTCAGTGCCTCCTGGATGGCGATCGCCTCGATAACTCTCGCCGATACGAAACTCGAAATTCTGAAGCCCGTTTTACCCACATCAAAGGCACCTGCTCTGAGCCCGGCTACCCGTGAGAATGTGATCATCTACAAAGAACCAGGTCGCTATGGCGGCTGGCCTGCTAATCATGGACTGTGGCAGTGGGGAGATGAAATGGTCGTCGGATTCACATCCACTTGGTATAAATCCACCACCACAGACCACCGGATTGACCGCACGAAACCTTCTTATGAAATCCAGGCCCGAAGCATGGATGGAGGCAAGACTTGGAAGACCGAGGAGAATGTGCCTTTTGCAGATCGTCAAAAAGAAGCGAAACCGACGCCATTGACTGAACCCCTGAACTTCACGTCGCCGGATTCAGCCATCAAGTTTTGTTTCGGTGGGCTGCATGCAGGGCCCTCTTGGTTTTACACCAGTGCGGACCGCTGCAAGACTTGGCATGGGCCTTATGCTTTTGAAGTGGAGGGTGTCCAAGGCATCTGCACTCGCACGGATCTCATTGTTTTAGGACCTCGCGATTGCTTGATGTTTGGGAGCTGCGGCAAAAAGAACGATGGTAAGGAAGGCCGTGTCTTCTGCGCTCGCACCACGGATGGCGGCCTAACGTGGAAGTTTGTTTCTTACATCGGCGAAGAACCTCAGCCCGGTGGGTTTGCGATCATGCCCAGCACCGTGCGGACCAAAGATGGAACTCTGCTAACGACCATTCGCATGGGCAAGCCGAAGGCTAGCATTGAACTTTGGCGCAGTGATGACCTGGGTCAAAACTGGACGCATGTGAGTGCGGTGACGGGTAACATCGGGGGCAATCCTCCTGCCACGGTGTTGCTGCCGGATGGCCGTGTGTGTGTGACCTACGGCTACCGTCACCAACCGGCTGGCATTCGCGCACGCATCAGTTCAGATGAAGGCAAAACTTGGTTGCCCGAAATCGTCATTCGGGACGATGGCTTCGATGGCGACTTGGGTTATCCCCGCGCACTGGTTCGACCTGATGGTAAGCTTTTCACGGTGTATTATTACAATGGTCCCCAAGAAGATGATCGTGCGATCGAAGGGACGTTTTGGACACCGCCACACTCTCATTAA
- a CDS encoding alpha/beta hydrolase, translating into MPFRTLEISFPEFAPKGISFVTVKSAALKRRVDLSLYVPPSAPQGPLPLVTLLHGVYGSHWAWLFKGGAHRVLDRLMAEEELPPMMLAMPSDGLWGDGSAYARHAEADYHRWIIEEVPAAATLVDPRVAHASHFIAGLSMGGYGALRLGALHPEKFAAISAHSSCTDIAHMQGFVEETTEQFQLTEEAPMPVIECLKQNASRLPPLRFDCGQEDLLIEHNRTLHHQLGEANIAHVYEEFPGGHTWEYWNEHLADSLRFFGKTLG; encoded by the coding sequence ATGCCATTTCGTACCCTTGAGATCTCTTTTCCAGAGTTTGCCCCGAAGGGCATCTCTTTCGTCACGGTCAAATCAGCCGCGCTGAAGCGCCGGGTAGATCTCAGCCTTTATGTGCCGCCATCCGCCCCCCAGGGACCGCTACCGCTCGTCACCCTGCTGCATGGGGTCTATGGCAGTCACTGGGCCTGGCTTTTCAAAGGTGGGGCACATCGTGTGCTAGATCGCCTCATGGCGGAAGAAGAACTGCCGCCCATGATGCTAGCGATGCCCTCCGATGGCCTCTGGGGGGACGGCAGCGCCTATGCGCGCCATGCCGAGGCAGACTACCATCGCTGGATCATCGAGGAGGTGCCTGCTGCTGCCACTCTCGTGGATCCGCGGGTCGCGCACGCTTCGCATTTCATCGCCGGTCTATCCATGGGCGGCTACGGCGCGCTTCGCCTCGGAGCGCTGCACCCCGAGAAATTCGCTGCCATCAGCGCCCACAGCAGTTGCACGGACATTGCTCACATGCAGGGGTTCGTTGAAGAAACCACCGAGCAGTTTCAGCTCACAGAAGAAGCCCCCATGCCCGTCATCGAGTGTCTCAAACAAAATGCTTCTCGCCTGCCTCCGCTGCGCTTTGACTGCGGCCAAGAAGACCTCTTAATTGAGCACAATCGCACGCTGCATCATCAGTTAGGCGAGGCCAACATCGCACACGTGTATGAAGAATTCCCGGGTGGCCATACCTGGGAGTATTGGAACGAGCACTTGGCGGACAGCCTGCGCTTTTTTGGAAAAACTCTCGGTTAG
- a CDS encoding helix-turn-helix transcriptional regulator encodes MSATEQADYFSTQVMRTRRFYLPDWKERQKERGALCLTGGGCEWCAPDFVVDRQTFPFLAFEFVSRGRGHVTLANRMQELGTGHAYFFDPNTPHVIRSDAEDPLVKYFFNFTGPRAVILTEELGLHAGALIRVLDASRVISLLEEVIDHALRGGRLGLRAASAALEHALVLCADSRQPATTKLDPAYATYLRCHGHILRNYPVLANIEEAARHCHVSAAYLTRLFKRYNEETPLACLTRLKMSQAAIKLRQPDAQVKAVASELGYKSAAHFSRAFKAWSGHPPTSQPGR; translated from the coding sequence ATGTCCGCCACTGAACAAGCCGACTACTTTTCCACCCAGGTGATGCGCACCCGGCGCTTTTACCTGCCAGACTGGAAGGAAAGGCAGAAAGAACGCGGCGCTTTGTGCCTCACAGGAGGAGGTTGCGAATGGTGCGCCCCAGACTTTGTGGTGGATCGCCAGACCTTTCCATTTCTTGCTTTCGAGTTCGTTTCCCGAGGTCGAGGTCATGTTACCCTAGCAAACCGCATGCAGGAGCTAGGCACAGGCCATGCGTACTTTTTTGATCCTAACACCCCGCACGTTATCCGGTCGGATGCGGAAGATCCCCTGGTGAAATACTTCTTTAACTTCACCGGTCCACGGGCCGTGATATTGACGGAAGAACTGGGGCTCCATGCGGGGGCACTCATCCGGGTGCTGGATGCAAGCCGCGTCATCAGCCTGCTGGAGGAAGTCATCGACCACGCTCTGCGCGGGGGCCGACTCGGTCTGCGAGCTGCTAGCGCTGCCCTGGAACACGCACTCGTGCTGTGTGCAGACAGCCGCCAACCTGCGACGACGAAACTGGACCCCGCTTACGCCACCTACCTGCGCTGTCATGGCCACATTTTGAGGAACTACCCGGTGCTAGCGAACATCGAGGAAGCGGCCCGCCATTGTCATGTCTCCGCCGCGTATCTGACCCGTCTTTTTAAACGCTACAACGAAGAAACACCCCTGGCCTGCCTGACCCGACTGAAGATGTCTCAAGCAGCCATCAAGCTACGCCAGCCCGATGCCCAGGTGAAGGCAGTGGCCAGTGAACTGGGCTACAAAAGCGCTGCCCATTTTTCTCGGGCCTTCAAGGCCTGGAGTGGTCACCCACCCACTTCGCAGCCCGGCCGTTGA
- a CDS encoding dihydrodipicolinate synthase family protein, with protein sequence MSLPQPLRGIIPPLVTPLSGRDTLDIAGLERLVEHLITGGVHGLFILGTTGEAPSLSYRLRRELIERTCQLVKGRVPVLVGITDTAFVESVNLARYSAEKGVSAVVTAPPYYFPAAPPELQQYIEDLVAEMPLPMFLYNMPGLTKVSFDIELVRRALDMPGICGVKDSSCDMIYFHRLIEVARQRPEWSILVGPEELTAEAVLLGGHGGINGGANLHPSLYVKMYEAAAAQDLPLTRQLHAEVMRLAGSIYTVGRHKSAIIKGIKCGLSLLGICDDQMAEPFQRFREPEREMIRERLSALGLIH encoded by the coding sequence ATGTCCTTGCCCCAACCTCTCCGCGGTATCATCCCGCCCCTGGTCACTCCTTTGTCTGGTCGCGATACCCTCGATATTGCCGGTCTCGAACGTTTGGTGGAGCACCTCATCACCGGCGGGGTGCATGGCCTCTTCATCCTGGGTACCACGGGTGAGGCTCCCAGTCTGAGCTATCGCCTGCGCCGTGAGTTGATCGAGCGCACCTGCCAGTTGGTTAAAGGGCGCGTCCCCGTGTTGGTAGGCATCACAGATACGGCCTTTGTCGAAAGTGTGAACCTCGCCCGTTACTCCGCTGAAAAAGGCGTGAGCGCCGTGGTCACAGCACCACCCTATTATTTCCCCGCTGCGCCGCCAGAGCTCCAGCAGTACATCGAAGACCTCGTGGCTGAAATGCCGCTGCCCATGTTTCTTTATAACATGCCTGGCCTAACCAAAGTGAGCTTTGACATCGAACTCGTCCGTCGCGCCTTGGACATGCCTGGCATCTGCGGGGTGAAGGATAGCTCTTGCGACATGATCTACTTCCACCGCCTTATCGAGGTGGCCCGTCAGCGGCCTGAGTGGAGCATCCTCGTCGGTCCCGAAGAACTCACTGCTGAAGCCGTGCTGCTGGGAGGGCATGGCGGCATCAATGGGGGGGCCAATTTGCACCCCAGCCTCTATGTGAAAATGTACGAAGCAGCCGCTGCGCAGGATCTTCCACTCACCCGCCAGCTCCATGCTGAGGTCATGCGCCTGGCAGGTAGCATCTACACCGTAGGTCGTCACAAGAGCGCCATCATCAAAGGCATCAAGTGTGGTCTTTCTCTCCTGGGTATCTGCGATGACCAGATGGCGGAGCCCTTCCAGCGCTTTCGCGAACCCGAACGAGAGATGATCCGTGAAAGACTCAGTGCCCTCGGCTTGATTCACTGA
- a CDS encoding SDR family oxidoreductase, giving the protein MNLNGQICVITGAARGIGLATTQALIAHGAKVALVDLDFAALTQALNGLPESQALAITADISRGDDVARIVTETVARWGSPTVWINNAGLARHRWIPDYTEGEIDVMLDVNLKGTIMGSQAALRAMMPQRSGHIVNVISTASLRGIPSETVYCAAKWGVRGFTQGLAEEAAAHRIRVTAILPGGVDTAFWDDASQREAPKQLFLKPEHIADGILRCLEMEDFCVPRELVLRSLDDSDFSVKPE; this is encoded by the coding sequence ATGAATCTCAACGGACAAATTTGCGTCATCACCGGGGCTGCACGTGGCATCGGACTTGCCACCACCCAGGCCCTCATCGCCCATGGGGCTAAAGTGGCCCTGGTGGACCTTGACTTTGCGGCACTGACCCAGGCGCTGAATGGCCTGCCTGAAAGCCAAGCCCTGGCCATCACAGCCGACATCAGTCGGGGGGATGACGTGGCCCGCATCGTCACAGAAACGGTGGCCCGCTGGGGCAGCCCCACCGTGTGGATCAACAACGCTGGTCTAGCCCGCCATCGCTGGATCCCCGACTACACGGAAGGTGAGATTGACGTGATGCTGGACGTGAATCTAAAGGGCACGATTATGGGTTCTCAAGCCGCCTTACGTGCGATGATGCCCCAACGCAGCGGTCACATCGTCAACGTCATCTCCACCGCCAGCCTGCGCGGCATCCCCAGCGAGACGGTCTATTGCGCCGCCAAGTGGGGTGTGCGTGGTTTTACTCAGGGGCTGGCTGAAGAGGCCGCTGCCCACCGCATCCGCGTCACCGCCATCCTCCCCGGCGGGGTGGACACCGCCTTCTGGGACGATGCCTCCCAACGCGAAGCCCCCAAGCAACTCTTCCTCAAACCTGAGCACATCGCCGATGGCATCCTGCGCTGCCTGGAAATGGAAGATTTCTGCGTACCCCGCGAGCTGGTACTGCGCTCCCTGGATGATAGCGACTTTTCGGTGAAGCCGGAGTGA
- a CDS encoding 2-hydroxyacid dehydrogenase, giving the protein MIKVAFYDTKSYDHEAILEAEGAAALQWTFHDYRLTAETASTAAGADAVCVFVNDKLDRACLEKLAATGVKLVALRCAGFNQVDLSAAREMGIAVTRVPAYSPHAVAEHAVALLMTLNRKIHRAYNRVREHNFSLAGLVGFDLYGKTAGIVGTGKIGRCTAEIFRGFGMQVVAHDPFPQEAWATEHKIRYASLGEVLQVSDVLSLHLPLVASTHHLLNQETLAQMKPGACLINTSRGKLVDSAALIEALKSGRLGGVALDVYEEEEGIFFEDHSGAVLQDDTLALLLSLPNVLVTSHQAFLTREALNEIAHVTVTNLGMVNQGVFLPETLLT; this is encoded by the coding sequence ATGATCAAAGTCGCCTTTTACGATACCAAATCTTACGACCATGAGGCCATCCTAGAGGCTGAAGGAGCTGCTGCCTTGCAGTGGACCTTTCATGACTACCGCCTCACCGCAGAGACGGCCTCCACCGCAGCAGGTGCAGATGCGGTGTGTGTCTTTGTGAATGACAAACTGGACCGTGCCTGCTTGGAAAAACTGGCGGCCACAGGGGTGAAGCTGGTGGCGCTGAGGTGCGCCGGATTTAACCAGGTGGATCTCTCTGCCGCCCGGGAAATGGGCATCGCCGTCACTCGTGTCCCGGCCTACTCTCCCCATGCCGTAGCGGAGCACGCCGTAGCTCTTTTGATGACACTGAATCGTAAGATCCACCGCGCCTACAACCGGGTGCGAGAGCATAATTTCTCGCTCGCTGGACTCGTTGGTTTTGATCTTTACGGAAAGACGGCGGGCATCGTGGGGACAGGCAAGATCGGGCGTTGCACAGCGGAGATCTTTCGCGGTTTTGGCATGCAGGTGGTGGCGCATGATCCCTTTCCCCAGGAGGCCTGGGCTACTGAACACAAAATACGTTATGCCTCACTGGGAGAGGTGCTGCAAGTGAGTGATGTGCTGTCCCTGCACCTGCCGCTGGTAGCGAGCACGCATCATTTATTGAATCAAGAAACACTAGCGCAAATGAAACCGGGAGCCTGCCTGATCAACACCAGTCGTGGCAAGCTGGTGGACAGTGCCGCGCTGATCGAAGCTCTGAAGTCTGGCCGCCTCGGCGGTGTAGCACTGGATGTGTATGAAGAGGAGGAAGGCATCTTTTTTGAAGACCACTCGGGCGCTGTTCTCCAGGACGATACCCTGGCCCTGCTGCTTTCACTTCCCAATGTGCTGGTCACTTCCCACCAGGCCTTTCTCACTCGCGAGGCGCTGAACGAAATCGCGCACGTGACAGTGACCAATCTAGGCATGGTGAATCAGGGCGTCTTTTTGCCGGAAACGTTGCTGACCTGA
- a CDS encoding CoA-binding protein, whose amino-acid sequence MSTPERVVILGASDKPDRYAHKAMTALLQHGHEVVLVHPRLKEIEGRPVLGDMGAVTGAVDTVTMYVGPAISAGLADKLVALKPKRVIFNPGSENPDLQDKLQAAGIRPEEACTLVLLATGQY is encoded by the coding sequence ATGAGTACTCCTGAACGTGTGGTGATCCTCGGTGCCAGTGATAAACCTGACCGCTATGCGCACAAGGCCATGACGGCCCTGCTGCAGCACGGTCATGAGGTGGTGCTGGTGCATCCTCGACTTAAAGAAATCGAAGGTCGTCCTGTGCTGGGAGATATGGGCGCGGTGACGGGCGCGGTGGATACCGTGACCATGTATGTCGGACCGGCCATCTCAGCGGGCTTAGCGGATAAGCTCGTGGCGCTCAAGCCGAAGCGCGTCATCTTCAATCCGGGTTCCGAAAATCCCGATCTACAAGACAAGCTCCAGGCCGCAGGCATTCGACCTGAGGAAGCCTGCACGCTGGTGCTGCTGGCGACAGGTCAGTATTAA